In Leishmania braziliensis MHOM/BR/75/M2904 complete genome, chromosome 29, a genomic segment contains:
- a CDS encoding putative serine/threonine-protein kinase yields the protein MAQVAEVSRALENELFRSKYRRIKLIGKGSFGEAVLVRSKSDGKRYVAKAIDSASMTSKERRDVQNEIRILAAVDHPNIIRYHEHFEDDSLIFIIMEYADGGDLSSRIKEAKNQDVPQPFDPNLAMFWFLQICMALKYLHDNHILHRDLKTANIFLTSKNVVKLGDFGISTVLQNTMACAKTVCGTPYYFSPELCQSKPYNNKSDVWALGVVFYETLTLHRPFNAKTLKDLLKKILAGCYDPIPTTIPVEMRSLCASLLQVNYMQRPSINRILESSYVQGALRSFSDDLARQVEKDRNEFEAKQLSERENPAHPPQPKEGATKVTQAPAKPQLSEREQMAMLRGMDREKMKAMLAKQAAEEKSMPITTAAPEEVSHPDVDDDGDYIEQKRAIVKQSKDIVGKSNLGGHPEEFGDGPIGSAPQMETITMSNGQTVLASGARCHLEKEMGAELLDRAVELYNTGMMNGLSNAEMQHELNELVGVKFAHHSNAITKLAVWEGKQKVIGA from the coding sequence ATGGCGCAGGTAGCAGAAGTGTCGCGGGCGCTGGAGAATGAGTTGTTCCGCAGCAAGTACCGCCGCATCAAGTTGATCGGCAAAGGCAGCTTCGGTGAGGCAGTGCTCGTCCGCTCGAAGTCGGATGGCAAGCGCTACGTGGCCAAGGCAATCGACTCTGCCTCGATGACGTCCAAGGAGCGGCGTGATGTGCAGAATGAGATTCGCATTCTAGCCGCCGTTGACCACCCCAATATCATTCGCTACCACGAGCACTTCGAGGATGACAGCCTCATCTTCATTATCATGGAATACGCCGACGGAGGTGACTTGAGCTCACGTATAAAGGAGGCAAAGAATCAGGACGTGCCTCAGCCCTTCGACCCGAATTTGGCGATGTTCTGGTTTCTGCAAATTTGTATGGCGCTCAAGTACCTGCACGACAACCACATCCTTCACCGAGACCTCAAGACTGCCAACATATTCCTCACCTCCAAGAACGTGGTGAAACTCGGCGACTTCGGTATTTCTACGGTTCTGCAGAACACGATGGCATGTGCTAAGACAGTGTGCGGGACCCCCTACTACTTCTCGCCCGAGCTCTGCCAAAGCAAGCCATACAACAACAAGAGTGATGTGTGGGCCCTCGGTGTCGTCTTCTACGAGACACTCACCCTGCACCGCCCCTTCAATGCCAAGACGCTGAAGGATTTGCTTAAAAAGATCTTAGCGGGTTGCTACGACCCAATCCCCACCACGATTCCGGTAGAGATGCGCTCGCTGTGCGCCAGCCTACTGCAGGTGAACTATATGCAGCGTCCCAGCATCAACCGCATCTTGGAGAGCTCCTACGTGCAAGGCGCCCTGCGCAGCTTCAGTGATGACTTGGCCCGCCAGGTGGAGAAGGACCGAAACGAATTCGAAGCGAAGCAGCTTAGCGAGCGCGAGAACCCGGCTCACCCACCCCAGCCGAAGGAAGGAGCGACAAAGGTGACACAGGCGCCGGCGAAACCGCAGCTCAGCGAGCGTGAACAGATGGCGATGCTGCGCGGCATGGACCGCGAGAAGATGAAGGCAATGCTGGCGAAGCAGGCAGCTGAGGAAAAGTCTATGCCGATAACCACAGCGGCACCAGAGGAGGTGAGTCATCCCGACGTAGATGATGACGGCGACTACATTGAGCAGAAGAGGGCCATTGTGAAACAAAGCAAGGACATTGTCGGCAAGTCAAACCTTGGCGGGCACCCAGAGGAGTTCGGCGATGGTCCCATCGGCAGTGCCCCACAGATGGAGACGATCACGATGTCGAACGGACAAACGGTCTTGGCCTCCGGCGCACGTTGCCATCTGGAGAAGGAGATGGGCGCTGAGCTGCTGGATCGCGCTGTTGAGCTTTACAACACTGGTATGATGAACGGCCTCTCCAACGCGGAGATGCAGCACGAGCTTAACGAACTCGTAGGAGTGAAGTTTGCGCACCACTCAAACGCCATCACGAAGCTGGCGGTCTGGGAAGGGAAGCAGAAGGTCATTGGCGCCTAG
- a CDS encoding putative poly(A) polymerase: protein MTLRRIALCSASVNTTLFFQKLPRLTEGRLQDVVVVTSARVPLIKFSYKGVHVDLLFASVDMRTAPDTSELLRDDFLSLVSLPCRATVNGIRTILEIRRRLPLPLDSYACVLRAVKYWAAQRQVYGNLYTFPNGVCLAIMVARACQFCPVADSGVILRFFFSLYVWWLLRDTRMDPVSIVPKEEDAAIVRVPGMPPPWDAVWDAADLFPVLNPAQPTVNAAHAVGRSGLQLFFKELLRAEQLCASVPLSYSELWKPYNILDEHRFFVGVHISCEHPSLAACEDTINAWKGYVESKLRMLVYSLECVAEVRPFPRPVVDESPREVTRSGVTMHCRSRAFFFGVRNGNKDVARSDVEAAFSEFEFSVTEGTTGKNPFEWDREVMLGPRLSFFSIYDPLTADSPCQALYSACADIMGSAL from the coding sequence ATGACCCTGCGAAGAATTGCATTGTGCTCCGCTTCTGTGAACACTACTTTGTTCTTCCAAAAATTACCGCGCTTGACTGAGGGGCGCCTGCAGGACGTTGTCGTGGTCACGTCAGCTCGTGTTCCGCTGATCAAGTTTTCGTACAAGGGCGTCCATGTCGATCTTCTCTTTGCCTCTGTGGATATGCGGACCGCGCCTGATACAagtgagctgctgcgcgacgacTTTCTTTCCCTGGTGTCGCTGCCCTGTCGGGCAACCGTGAATGGGATTCGTACAATTCTCGAGATCCGCCGCCGTCTTCCCCTTCCGCTGGATTCGTACgcctgcgtgctgcgcgctgTAAAGTACtgggcggcgcagcggcaggttTACGGGAACCTCTACACATTCCCCAACGGCGTGTGCCTTGCCATCATGGTGGCCCGCGCCTGCCAATTTTGCCCCGTCGCGGACAGTGGCGTCAttttgcgcttcttcttctccctgtACGTGTGGTGGCTCTTGCGGGACACGCGCATGGATCCTGTCTCTATTGTGcccaaggaggaggacgcaGCTATCGTGCGAGTGCCGgggatgccgccgccgtgggaTGCAGTCTGGGACGCGGCCGATCTGTTCCCGGTGCTGAATCCGGCCCAGCCTACCGTCAACGCCGCCCACGCAGTGGGCCGCAGCGGACTGCAGCTCTTTTTCAAGGAGCTCCTCCGTGCCGAGCAGCTGTGTGCCTCAGTCCCACTGTCGTACTCGGAATTGTGGAAGCCGTACAATATACTCGATGAGCACCGCTTCTTTGTGGGCGTTCACATCTCGTGCGAGCACCCATCTCTTGCAGCGTGCGAGGACACTATAAATGCATGGAAGGGGTACGTAGAAAGCAAGTTGCGTATGCTTGTGTACTCGCTCGAGtgtgtggcggaggtgcgGCCATTTCCGCGCCCAGTCGTCGATGAATCGCCCCGAGAGGTGACTCGGAGCGGGGTGACAATGCATTGCCGCTCCCGCGCATTTTTCTTTGGCGTCCGCAACGGCAACAAGGATGTGGCACGCAGCGATGTGGAGGCGGCATTCAGCGAGTTCGAGTTTTCGGTGACGGAGGGCACCACTGGAAAAAATCCGTTTGAGTGGGACAGGGAAGTCATGCTGGGGCCACGGCTGTCTTTCTTCTCCATCTATGACCCATTGACAGCCGACTCACCGTGTCAGGCACTCTACAGTGCGTGCGCCGATATTATGGGGTCTGCGTTGTGA